The proteins below come from a single Pleuronectes platessa chromosome 1, fPlePla1.1, whole genome shotgun sequence genomic window:
- the mrpl46 gene encoding 39S ribosomal protein L46, mitochondrial isoform X2 — protein MAAPCAGMAGRPLGQFLSRFRRTMAVRTGLRQFSASSMCRAASQAATATERGTSPWNLMAAVCLQRLPVISAESNPLEQRFRHMIQQMELEKSLLSDHELRLLEDAERMSRKQSDDYDSDEEDGGRDQDIVLAQDLDDSWEQKLKNFQPAPRVSADVDKDLSSVQRCLADSLVLLAEQQVGGGKLWLLPQAPWQEGETLRQTAERALASLPAGFSATFLSNAPCGVYKYKLPKAARTDSSEGTKVFFFKAVLSDIAPTTAINGPFMWLQKSELQRYLKPAYMMKVERFILDL, from the exons ATGGCGGCCCCCTGTGCAGGAATGGCAGGTCGGCCTCTGGGGCAGTTTCTGTCCCGTTTCAGGAGGACGATGGCAGTGAGGACGGGGCTTCGTCAGTTTTCGGCTTCTTCTATGTGTCGGGCAGCTTCTCAGGCAGCGACTGCGACGGAGAGAGGGACCTCCCCCTGGAACCTGATGGCGGCGGTGTGTCTGCAGAGGCTGCCTGTCATCTCCGCGGAGAGCAACCCGCTGGAGCAGCGCTTCAGACACATGATACAGCAG ATGGAGCTGGAGAAAAGCCTGCTGTCAGACCACGAGCTGCGGCTGCTGGAGGACGCTGAGAGGATGAGTCGTAAGCAGTCGGACGACTATGACTCGGATGAGGAGGACGGCGGCAGGGACCAGGACATCGTGTTAGCTCAGGACCTGGACGACTCCTGGGAGCAGAAGCTGAAGAACTTCCAGCCAGCACCGAGGGTCAGCG CTGATGTAGATAAGGACCTGTCCTCTGTGCAGCGCTGTCTGGCCGACTCGCTGGTTCTTCTGGCTGAGCAGCAGGTCGGCGGCGGGAAGCTGTGGCTGCTGCCTCAGGCTCCGTGGCAGGAGGGAGAGACGCTGCGGCAGACCGCAGAGAGAGCCCTCGCCTCCCTGCCAG CTGGTTTCAGTGCAACCTTCCTGAGCAATGCCCCCTGCGGAGTGTACAAGTACAAACTGCCCAAAGCTGCTCGGACGGACAGTTCTGAGGGAACAAAGGTGTTCTTCTTCAAAGCCGTTCTGTCAGACATCGCTCCCACCACAGCCATAAACGGCCCCTTCATGTGGCTGCAGAAAAGTGAACTACAGCGCTACCTGAAGCCAGCATACATGATGAAGGTCGAACGCTTCATCCTTGACCTGTGA
- the mrpl46 gene encoding 39S ribosomal protein L46, mitochondrial isoform X1, translating into MAAPCAGMAGRPLGQFLSRFRRTMAVRTGLRQFSASSMCRAASQAATATERGTSPWNLMAAVCLQRLPVISAESNPLEQRFRHMIQQMELEKSLLSDHELRLLEDAERMSRKQSDDYDSDEEDGGRDQDIVLAQDLDDSWEQKLKNFQPAPRVSADVDKDLSSVQRCLADSLVLLAEQQVGGGKLWLLPQAPWQEGETLRQTAERALASLPAAGFSATFLSNAPCGVYKYKLPKAARTDSSEGTKVFFFKAVLSDIAPTTAINGPFMWLQKSELQRYLKPAYMMKVERFILDL; encoded by the exons ATGGCGGCCCCCTGTGCAGGAATGGCAGGTCGGCCTCTGGGGCAGTTTCTGTCCCGTTTCAGGAGGACGATGGCAGTGAGGACGGGGCTTCGTCAGTTTTCGGCTTCTTCTATGTGTCGGGCAGCTTCTCAGGCAGCGACTGCGACGGAGAGAGGGACCTCCCCCTGGAACCTGATGGCGGCGGTGTGTCTGCAGAGGCTGCCTGTCATCTCCGCGGAGAGCAACCCGCTGGAGCAGCGCTTCAGACACATGATACAGCAG ATGGAGCTGGAGAAAAGCCTGCTGTCAGACCACGAGCTGCGGCTGCTGGAGGACGCTGAGAGGATGAGTCGTAAGCAGTCGGACGACTATGACTCGGATGAGGAGGACGGCGGCAGGGACCAGGACATCGTGTTAGCTCAGGACCTGGACGACTCCTGGGAGCAGAAGCTGAAGAACTTCCAGCCAGCACCGAGGGTCAGCG CTGATGTAGATAAGGACCTGTCCTCTGTGCAGCGCTGTCTGGCCGACTCGCTGGTTCTTCTGGCTGAGCAGCAGGTCGGCGGCGGGAAGCTGTGGCTGCTGCCTCAGGCTCCGTGGCAGGAGGGAGAGACGCTGCGGCAGACCGCAGAGAGAGCCCTCGCCTCCCTGCCAG CAGCTGGTTTCAGTGCAACCTTCCTGAGCAATGCCCCCTGCGGAGTGTACAAGTACAAACTGCCCAAAGCTGCTCGGACGGACAGTTCTGAGGGAACAAAGGTGTTCTTCTTCAAAGCCGTTCTGTCAGACATCGCTCCCACCACAGCCATAAACGGCCCCTTCATGTGGCTGCAGAAAAGTGAACTACAGCGCTACCTGAAGCCAGCATACATGATGAAGGTCGAACGCTTCATCCTTGACCTGTGA